TCGACCGGCTGCGCGCCGCAGGCGAGACGCCACCAAAGCTCGGCCCCTCCCCCGGCTTCGAGGCCCTGCAATGGCTGAAACCCGTCTACGCCGGCGACACGATCAGTTACAGCATGACAAGCGCCGAGAGCCGCCCGCTCGTCTCCCGCCCGGGCATCATTCTCAACATCGGACTTGGCGAAGGTTTCAACCAGAATGGCGAAGCTGTGCTTCGCTTCAGGTCCAAGATCCTCGAGTTCGAATAGGAGGCAGACATGCCCACCAATTTCCACGATTTCCATGCGATCGACATCAAGGGCAAGGAACGCTTCATGGGCGAGTTCGCCGGCAAGGTCGTGCTGGTGGTCAACACCGCAAGCGCCTGCGGCCTCACGCCCCAATATGCCGGTCTGCAGAAGCTGCAGGAGAAGTTCCCCGACGATCTCGTCGTCCTCGGCTTCCCCTGCAACCAGTTCGGCGCGCAGGAACCCAGCAGCGAGGAACAGATCGCCACCTTCTGCGACCTGAACTTCCACGTCACCTTCCCGATGTTTTCCAAGATCGACGTCAACGGCGACGATACCCATCCGATCTTCCAGTATCTCAAGACGGCGGAACCCGGCATTCTCGGCTCCGAGCCGATCAAGTGGAACTTCACCAAGTTCCTGATCGGCCGCGACGGCCACCCGCTGAAGCGCTTTGCGCCGACAACCACGCCGGAAGAGATTGAGGGTGATATCCGTGAGGCGATCGCGGCGTGACATGACCGCCATGGCCAGCGGTTTCCGGATGTTTCCGACCGGTCGGCATGGCCTGCAGGCCGTGGCCGCCGCAAGCGACCACGTCTTCCCGCGCCATACCCATGATGAATACGGCATAGGGCTGTTCATCTCAGGCGGGCAGATGTCCGCCTCCGGTCGGGGACAGATCACCGCCGGCGCCGGCGATATCATCACCGTCAATCCCGGCGAGGTTCACGACGGCGTGCCGATGCGCCACGAAAGCCGGTCATGGCTGATGCTCTACCTGGACCCCGCGCTGCTTGCCGATATCCGCTCCGACCTTGAAGACACGACCAGCGCCGATTTCGAGTTCGAAAGGCCGGCATTCAGTGATCCGAGAATCGCTCTCTCCTTCAGATCGGCATTCGCCGCAGCAACCGGAGAATGTGACCACAAGGGACTGGCCCTCGATCAGACCCTTGCCGCGCTTTTTGTACCTCTGTCTTCGATGAAGTCCTTGACGGAAAAGGGTCTGGCCGGACGCGGCCTGCTCCGGGCAAGGGCCATGATCGACGATGATCCCGCGCGCAATCTCTCGCTGCAGGATCTGGCGACGGAAGCAGGCCTGAGCCGCTTCCAGACGCTTCGCGCCTTTCAGGCCCTCACCGGCCTCACCCCGCATGCCTATCTCATGCAGCGGCGGATGAGCCTTGCCAGACGCCGGATTTCTCAAGGGATGGACCTTGCCGATGTCGCCGCGGAAGCAGGCTATGCCGACCAGAGCCACATGACCCGCGAATTCAGGCGGCGCTACGGCCTGACACCGGCCGCCTACCGGCAGGCGGTTACGGCCTGCAATTCCATTCAAGACGCCTGACGACGGCGACAGCTAGCCTCCGATCCGATTTCTCGTTCCCGGATCGGACACCACATGTATCTCGAATTCATCCTCACATCGCTGATCGTCATAGCAACGCCCGGCACTGGCGCGCTCTATACCGTCGTCATGGGTCTCTCGCATGGGAAGGCCACGTCGCTGGTGGCAGCCGTGGGCTGCACGCTCGGCATCGTCCCCCACATGATCGCCGCGATCCTCGGCCTTGCCGCCGTCCTCGCCACCAACGATACGGCGTTCCAGATCGTCAAGCTCGCCGGCGCAGGCTACCTGCTCTACATGGCGATCAGCATCTGGCGCGATGCCTCGCTCTTTTCACCGGAGCGCGACCGGCAGCAACGCTCGGCGCTCGGCATCATCCGCCACGCCGTGCTGATCAATCTCTTCAATCCGAAGCTGTCGATCTTCTTCCTGGCATTGCTGCCGCAATTCGTCAGCGCTTCGGACGAACACGCCGTCCTGCGCATGACCGAATACAGCCTTGCCTTCATGGTGATGACGTTTGTTGTTTTCGCGCTTTACGGCCTGTTCGCCGCCGCTGCCCGCGACAGAGTTCTTTCCCGGCCCCGGCTGATGCTGTGGATCCGGAAGAGCTTTGCAGCCGCTTTCGTGGCTCTGGGCCTGAAGCTGGCTCTGGCGGAGCGCTGATACAGGCTCCACCAGAAAGCTACCGTCTCAGTGGCCGGAAAATTCCACCAGCGTGCGAACCTCGACGCCGAGATCTTCGAGCTTCTTGCGACCGCCGAGATCGGGTAGATCGATAACGAAGCAGGCGGAAATCACATCCGCGCCGATCTTTCGCAGAAGCTGTACTGCACCGACGGCCGTACCGCCGGTGGCGATCAGGTCGTCGACCAGAATGACCTTCTGGCCCGGCTCGACCGCGTCGATATGCATTTCCATTTCATCGACGCCGTATTCGAGGCTGTAGGCAACGCTGACGGTCTCGTGCGGCAGCTTGCCTTTCTTGCGGATCGGCACGAAGCCGGCCGAAAGCTGGTGTGCGACGGCACCGCCCAGAATGAAGCCGCGGGCTTCCATGCCGGCGATCTTGTCGATCTTGAGCCCGGCATAGGGCTGCACCAGTTCATCGACCGCACGGCGGAAGGCGCGTGGATTGCCGAGAAGCGTGGTGATGTCACGGAAGATGATGCCGGGCTTGGGATAGTCCGGAATGGAGCGGATCGAAGACGCCAGCTCCAACGCAAAATTGCTCATTGTCAGTCTCTGGAGGGTTGGGAGGATTACGCCGGAGATTAACAAGTCCGGCAGCGGTAACCAACAAAAAAGGCGGCCGGGGCCGCCTTTTTCCGTTTGTCGTTCAGGAAAGGCTCAATGCGCTTCCTTGTTCGCGTAAACCGACTTCTTCGTCAGATAAATCAGAGCCGAGAAGATCGCCAGGAACACCAGAACCATGAAGCCGGTACGCTTGCGCTCTTCGAGGTGAGGCTCGGCGGCCCACATCAGGAAGGCGGAAACGTCATGGGCATACTGGTCGAGCGTCTCGGGAGACCCGTCGTCATAGGTCACCTGACCGTCGGAGATCGGCGGCGCCATGGCAAGCGCGGCGGAAGCATTGAAGTACGGGTTGAAGTGCGTGCCTTCAGCCACTTCCACACCCTCCGGCGGCTCCTGATAGCCCGTCAGCAGCGAGTAGATATAGTCCGGTCCACCTTCCTGATACTGGGTGAAGATATCGAAGATGAACCGCGGGAAGCCGCGTTCGACGCCGCGCGCCTTGGCAAGCAGCGACATATCCGGCGGAGCCGCACCGTTGTTGGCGGCAGCGGCAGCCTCGTCGTTCGGGAACGGCGGCGGGAAATGGTCGGAAGGCACAGCCTTGCGGGTGAACATTTCGCCATCGGCGTTCGGGCCGTCCTGCACTTCGTATTCCGAAGCAAAGGCCTTTACCTGCTCTTCCGAATAGCCGAGGTCTTCCAGCGTGCGGAAGGACACCAGCTTCATCGAGTGACAGGCCGAGCAGACTTCCTTGTAGACCTTGAGGCCGCGCTGCAGCTGGCCCTTGTCATACGTGCCGAACGGGCCGGCGAAAGACCACTCCTGATTCCTCGGCTTCAGGATCGGGTAGTGACCGCCTGCAGCCGCATGGTGAACAGCCTCGGCAAGACCGCCCTCTTCGGCAGCGGCAGCGGAACCGGCGCTGAAGCCGAGAGCGGCGATCAGCGCGATGCTTGTAACAAGCTTCTTCATTTCGTTGATCCTCTCTCGCGCGCTCAGGCCTGGGTCGCGGCAGACTTGCCGCTCTTCTCGAGAACCGCCTCGGTAATCGAGTTCGGAATACGCCGTGGCGTTTCGAACAGGCCGAGCAACGGCATGATCACGAGGAAGAAGCCGAAGTAGTAAAGCGTGCCGAGCTGCGAATAGCCGACGTAGTTGCCGACGAGATCGCCCTGGAAGATCAAGCCGATCAACCCAGTGCCTTCCGCCGGACGGGAGCCAAGCCAGCCCAGCATGATCGCGTCTACCACGAACACCCAGAAGAACATCTTGAACCACGGACGGTAAACGGCCGAGCGGACCTTCGAGGTATCGAGCCAGGGCAGGAAGAACAGCACGATGATCGCGCCGAACATGACGAGAACGCCGCCCAGCTTGGAGTCGATGAACCAGACGTTGAAGGTGATGGCGCGCAGCATCGCGTAGAACGGCAGGAAGTACCATTCCGGAACGATATGGGCAGGCGTCTTCAGCGGGTTGGCCATGATGTAGTTGTCAGGGTGACCCAGGAAGTTCGGCATGTAGAAGATGAACCAGGCATAGGCGATCAGGAAGATCGATACGCCGAAGGCGTCCTTGAGCGTCGCATAAGGCGTGAACGGAACGGTGTCCGTCTTCGACTTCACTTCGACGCCGGTCGGGTTGGTCTGGCCGGTAACATGCAGCGCCCATACGTGCAGGACGACGACGCCTGCGATCATGAAGGGCAGCAGGTAGTGCAGCGAGAAGAAGCGGTTCAGTGTGGGCTGGTCGACGGCAAATCCGCCGAGCAGGAACTGCTGGATCCATTCGCCGACCCACGGGAAAGCCGTGAAGAAGCCGGTGATAACGGTCGCGCCCCAGAAGGACATCTGGCCCCAGGGCAGAACGTAGCCCATGAAGCCGGTCGCCATCATCAAGAGGAAGATGACAACGCCGAGGATCCAGAGGATTTCACGCGGAGCCTTGTAGGAGCCGTAATAGAGACCGCGGGCAATATGCAGATAAACGGCAAGGAAGAAGAACGACGCACCGTTGGCATGCATGTAGCGCAGCAGCCAGCCATGGTTCACGTCGCGCATGATCTTTTCGACGGAAACGAAGGCGACGGTCGTATCGGCGGCATAGTGCATGGCAAGCACGACGCCACTCAGGATCTGTACGATCAGCATCACCGCCAGCATGGCGCCGAAGGTGTAGGCATAGTTCAGGTTGCGGGGAACGGGATAGGCGATGAAGCTGTCGTAGACCATGCGCGGCAGCGGCAGCCGCGCGTCAACCCACTTCTCGAGGCCGGTCGACGGCTGGTAGCTAGAATGACCACTCATATTTCATTATCCCCCTCAGCCGATCTTGATCACAGTATCGGAAACGAATGCGAAATTCGGAATATGCAGGTTTTCCGGCGCCGGACCTTTACGGATTCGGCCAGCCGTATCGTAGACCGAACCATGGCAGGGACAGAACCAACCGTTGTATTCGCCGGCCTGGCCGAGCGGCACACAACCGAGATGGGTGCAGGAACCGATCATGACGATCCAGTTTTCCTTGCCTTCGCCAGCGGAACGGGCTAGGTCCGTCGCCTGCTCTGCAGCGTCGACATTGGCGTTGCGCGCGACCGGGTCCTTGAGCTCGGCAACCGGAACGGCCTTGGCGTCTTCGACTTCCTTGTCCGTGCGGTTGCGGATGAACACGGGCTTGCCGCGCCATTTGACCGTGAGCGACATGCCCGGCTCAAGAGCCGAAACGTCGACTTCGATCGATGCGAGAGCGAGCGTCGATGCATCAGGCCGCATCTGGTCGATGAACGGCCATACTGCGGCAACGGCACCAACGGCACCCGCCATGCCTGTGGTCAGATAAAGGAAGTCACGGCGAGTGGGCTCGCCCAAGGTCTCGCTATTAATTTCGTTTTCGCTCACGGTTAAACCATCCTCTCGCAAAATCCTGCGACAAACCGCATTTCCCCCAAGGCGCAGATTCTGTCTTCCTGACACGAATATGCCATAGATTCCCCGCCAATTTGGCGGGTTCTAAGCTTCATACCGAATTATGTCCATACTTCACAGGGGAGGAGGGCACAATGTCGCGGTTAAAATCGCAGCGTGTTTCCGGGATGTGACGAAGCGGCCCGTTCATGTTGCAATGCACCCTGTTTTGGGGCATGTTCCGCGCAATCGGGCATCGGGCCCATCACGGGAAAAAGGGCCTGATGCGAGACAGACTTTCCTGCATTGCGTGCGTTCTTCTGTTCATCGCTCTGATGCTCGTCAGCCTCCGTTATATAACGGATTTCTGGCTGCTCGCCTTCTTCTACAGCCTTCAGCCACACATCGGCGCAGCGGCCATTATCGGCTCCCTGATATGCCTTGCAATCAGGCGCAACACCGTCGCCTGGGCGCTGCTCGCATGGTCGCTATTCATCACCGGCCATGCCTTCTGGATGAAGCTCGAATTCCTGCCCCCCTCGGGAACGGTCATCTCCGAGAAGGCGACGCGGTTCCGCCTGCTGTCCTTCAATGTGCTCGGCGATAACTACGTGAACGCCGATCGCGTCGTCGAGACGATCAGGATGTCGGGCGCGGATGTTGCCTTTGCCATGGAAGCCGGCCCGCTGGAAGACAGGCTCGACCAGCTCAAGGACATCTATCCCTATCACATCGGCTGCGGCGTGATGGTCGAATTCTGCGACCTGCTGATCCTGTCGAAATATCCGATAGAGCAGCCCCGCTTCATCAGCCTGAGCGAACTGCGCGCCAACAGGTTTGCAATGGCCGGCATCAGGATCGGCGGACAGCTGGTCAACTTCTCGGCCATTCATGTGACCAAGCCCTATTTCGACGACTATCATACGTTGGAGCTTATCCGCGCCGGCGCTTACATGCGCCAGCGCCCCGGCCCGAAGATCCTCGCCGGCGATTTCAATTCCGATACCATCGCGCCGGACATGCAGCGCTTCCTGCGGCAATACAGGATGCAGGCGGCAGGCTTCGAA
The window above is part of the Rhizobium sp. ACO-34A genome. Proteins encoded here:
- a CDS encoding cytochrome c1; amino-acid sequence: MKKLVTSIALIAALGFSAGSAAAAEEGGLAEAVHHAAAGGHYPILKPRNQEWSFAGPFGTYDKGQLQRGLKVYKEVCSACHSMKLVSFRTLEDLGYSEEQVKAFASEYEVQDGPNADGEMFTRKAVPSDHFPPPFPNDEAAAAANNGAAPPDMSLLAKARGVERGFPRFIFDIFTQYQEGGPDYIYSLLTGYQEPPEGVEVAEGTHFNPYFNASAALAMAPPISDGQVTYDDGSPETLDQYAHDVSAFLMWAAEPHLEERKRTGFMVLVFLAIFSALIYLTKKSVYANKEAH
- a CDS encoding lysine transporter LysE; translation: MYLEFILTSLIVIATPGTGALYTVVMGLSHGKATSLVAAVGCTLGIVPHMIAAILGLAAVLATNDTAFQIVKLAGAGYLLYMAISIWRDASLFSPERDRQQRSALGIIRHAVLINLFNPKLSIFFLALLPQFVSASDEHAVLRMTEYSLAFMVMTFVVFALYGLFAAAARDRVLSRPRLMLWIRKSFAAAFVALGLKLALAER
- a CDS encoding adenine phosphoribosyltransferase; this encodes MSNFALELASSIRSIPDYPKPGIIFRDITTLLGNPRAFRRAVDELVQPYAGLKIDKIAGMEARGFILGGAVAHQLSAGFVPIRKKGKLPHETVSVAYSLEYGVDEMEMHIDAVEPGQKVILVDDLIATGGTAVGAVQLLRKIGADVISACFVIDLPDLGGRKKLEDLGVEVRTLVEFSGH
- a CDS encoding glutathione peroxidase yields the protein MPTNFHDFHAIDIKGKERFMGEFAGKVVLVVNTASACGLTPQYAGLQKLQEKFPDDLVVLGFPCNQFGAQEPSSEEQIATFCDLNFHVTFPMFSKIDVNGDDTHPIFQYLKTAEPGILGSEPIKWNFTKFLIGRDGHPLKRFAPTTTPEEIEGDIREAIAA
- a CDS encoding dehydratase; the protein is MKMIELYPPGERITTGSRTFTAASIIRFAEKFDPQPFHTDAEAAKGYVFGALCASGWHTCAEWMRCFVDFWKDEFDRLRAAGETPPKLGPSPGFEALQWLKPVYAGDTISYSMTSAESRPLVSRPGIILNIGLGEGFNQNGEAVLRFRSKILEFE
- a CDS encoding ubiquinol-cytochrome c reductase iron-sulfur subunit translates to MSENEINSETLGEPTRRDFLYLTTGMAGAVGAVAAVWPFIDQMRPDASTLALASIEVDVSALEPGMSLTVKWRGKPVFIRNRTDKEVEDAKAVPVAELKDPVARNANVDAAEQATDLARSAGEGKENWIVMIGSCTHLGCVPLGQAGEYNGWFCPCHGSVYDTAGRIRKGPAPENLHIPNFAFVSDTVIKIG
- a CDS encoding cytochrome b; this encodes MSGHSSYQPSTGLEKWVDARLPLPRMVYDSFIAYPVPRNLNYAYTFGAMLAVMLIVQILSGVVLAMHYAADTTVAFVSVEKIMRDVNHGWLLRYMHANGASFFFLAVYLHIARGLYYGSYKAPREILWILGVVIFLLMMATGFMGYVLPWGQMSFWGATVITGFFTAFPWVGEWIQQFLLGGFAVDQPTLNRFFSLHYLLPFMIAGVVVLHVWALHVTGQTNPTGVEVKSKTDTVPFTPYATLKDAFGVSIFLIAYAWFIFYMPNFLGHPDNYIMANPLKTPAHIVPEWYFLPFYAMLRAITFNVWFIDSKLGGVLVMFGAIIVLFFLPWLDTSKVRSAVYRPWFKMFFWVFVVDAIMLGWLGSRPAEGTGLIGLIFQGDLVGNYVGYSQLGTLYYFGFFLVIMPLLGLFETPRRIPNSITEAVLEKSGKSAATQA